From a region of the Zerene cesonia ecotype Mississippi chromosome 11, Zerene_cesonia_1.1, whole genome shotgun sequence genome:
- the LOC119830103 gene encoding SPRY domain-containing protein 7 yields MFCCLKSCVNGFSLTPSVPIRVKENPIQLDTLHMGHEVVIVKGGQRACGSGCVLGNAPLVQNKAYFEVKLQQGGVWAVGLATRETDINKVHGGVDKESWCLNSDGTVRHDNVELYQLKPAPRDSPTTEMLVSTGSADHINDKQDRDEEVNTVMPVEGDVIGLAYDHVELNFFLNGKNMEIPVRSVRGTVYPALYVDDGAILDIILDNFRYPPPSGYEKIMVEQSLL; encoded by the exons atgttctgTTGTCTGAAAAGTTGTGTTAATGGTTTTTCACTGACTCCTAGTGTCCCAATACGAGTGAAAGAAAATCCTATACAACTGGATACACTTCATATGG gccATGAGGTGGTGATAGTCAAGGGTGGACAGAGAGCATGTGGTTCAGGCTGTGTTTTGGGAAACGCTCCTTTGGTTCAGAATAAGGCGTACTTTGAAGTCAAGCTGCAACAAGGAGGAGTGTGGGCTGTAGGGCTTGCCACCCGTGAGACAGATATTAACAAAGTACATG GTGGTGTGGATAAGGAATCCTGGTGTTTAAATAGCGATGGTACAGTGAGACATGATAATGTAGAATTGTATCAATTGAAACCAGCTCCTAGAGACTCTCCGACCACTGAAATGCTGGTTTCGACTGGTTCTGCAGAccatataaatgataaacagGATAGAGATGAAGAAGTCAACACTGTTATGCCAGTGGAAGGTGATGTCATAGGCTTAGCTTATGACCATGTTGAGTTGAATTTCTTCTTGAATGgtaaaaatatggaaatacCTGTACGGAGTGTTAGAGGGACAGTTTATCCTGCACTATATG ttGATGATGGTGCCATATTGGATATAATACTGGATAACTTCCGATATCCCCCTCCATCTGGATATGAGAAGATTATGGTTGAACAGTCGCTTCTCTAA
- the LOC119830098 gene encoding uncharacterized protein LOC119830098: MWKYFITLLFFAAASISDGLESRVVDTEQGPVRGYKDSDAGIFAFYGVPYAKAPSGKQRFKAPLPAIKRSDIFDAVNKDISCPQMDFTAIYKRSLIITENCLVANIYIPDTNTSNLSVIVYVHGGAYVLGYGNLATYNNLVKTKEVIVVTFNYRIGAHGFLCMGTEDIPGNAGMKDQVALLRWVKKNIKNFGGDPEDITIAGYSAGSSSVDLLMLSKMCKGLFTKVIPESGANTAAWSVQTDPIAVAKEFARSLNFTNVDDFYALEEFYKTISYEILSSVLPIKRTDATFLFSPCVERDTEGEEFLTDSPINILKNGDYVKLPMLYGFSNMEGLLQEPLFDEWKDKMYNKFSDFLPRDLQFVNEAEKEEVANKIRKFYFGDGPINDENILNYIDYFSDIYFTYATLRSVKLHVEAGNNDIYLYEYSFVHDDTPPISHTNIRGAAHCMQSSGIADGNFTHNDESLANKDLKEMKNILRDLWTNFVKTGKPVPEGSDYPAWPPVGKDWSPHMIIDKPLKLGGSLLKDRVKFLDEIYEKHYRQPSPPPTPPPKRDDSNTKVIKLEQGKVRGYLDPEGGLYSFHGIPYATAPTGKNRFKAPLPAPIWLETLDAKDKGIICPQIDFDIYPDSLKQIENCLIANVFIPDTDEKNLPVVVYVHGGAFIMGHGNLATYKNLVRSKKLIVVSFNYRLGAHGFLCLGTEDVPGNAGMKDQVTLLKWVQRNIVSFGGNPDDITIAGYSAGSASVDLLMLSKSAQGLFHKVIPESGSSTAIFSVQIEPIENAKKYARLLNFTDVNNFSALVEFYQTIPYDVLNSVNRQDYFDGYDFALLFSPCIERKTREEPFLTDQPVNIIKSGNYRMLPMLYGFANMEGLYRVSVFDQWRKEMSENFAKFLPADLKFGDIDEKVAIANKIKEFYFGNKPIDGDQVINYINYFTDVIFAYPTMRAIKLYYEAGHRSIYLYEYSFVHDDDPIIPHANAANRGADHCAQTNAVMDGLNITHHTELSISEELKEMKKIMREIWTNFITTGEPVPKGSELPAWPPVDKDGSPHMALNLPLELKGALHKDRTQLWEEIYSKYYRHSSPPAPPVEHTEL, encoded by the exons AtgtggaaatattttattactttattatttttcgcgGCCGCTTCTATAAGCGATGGCCTAGAATCACGTGTGGTGGATACTGAACAGGGTCCTGTGAGGGGATACAAAGATTCTGATGCTGGGATTTTTGCTTTCTATGGCGTACCTTATGCGAAAGCTCCCAGTGGCAAGCAGAGGTTCAAG GCTCCATTGCCAGCGATTAAGCGGTCTGATATTTTTGACGCTGTGAATAAGGATATATCTTGTCCACAAATGGATTTTACTGCAATATACAAGCGCTCTCTaataataacagaaaattGTCTGGTTgctaatatatacataccagATACCAATACAAGTAATCTTTCAGTTATTGTATACGTTCACGGTGGAGCCTATGTTCTTGGCTATGGAAATTTAGCAACCTACAATAATTTAGTGAAAACAAAAGAAGTAATTGTTGTTACATTCAATTACCGCATAGGAGCTCATGGCTTTCTGTGCATGGGTACAGAGGATATCCCTGGAAATGCTGGTATGAAAGACCAGGTAGCTTTGTTGCGCTGGgtcaagaaaaatataaagaattttgGTGGTGATCCCGAAGATATAACTATCGCTGGCTATAGCGCTGGATCCTCATCAGTTGATTTACTTATGCTCTCTAAAATGTGTAAAGGATTGTTTACGAAAGTTATACCAGAAAGTGGCGCTAATACGGCTGCTTGGAGTGTTCAAACGGATCCAATTGCGGTTGCTAAAGAATTCGCTAGAAGTCTTAACTTTACGAATGTTGATGATTTTTATGCTCTTGAAGAATTTTACAAAACCatttcatatgaaatattatcttCAGTACTACCTATAAAAAGAACAGATgcgacatttttatttagtccGTGCGTTGAACGAGATACAGAGGGAGAAGAGTTTCTTACTGATTCTCCAATAAACATACTCAAAAATGGAGACTATGTAAAGTTACCCATGCTCTATGGTTTTTCAAACATGGAAGGTCTATTACAAGAACCTCTATTTGACGAATGGAAAgataaaatgtacaataaattttctgaTTTCTTACCTCGTGATCTGCAGTTTGTTAACGAAGCGGAAAAAGAGGAAGTggctaataaaataagaaaattctaCTTTGGTGACGGCCCCATTAATGACGAAAATATTCTGAActatattgattatttctcagatatatattttacgtatGCCACTTTGAGGTCTGTGAAACTTCACGTGGAAGCGGGTAACAATGATATTTACCTGTATGAATATTCGTTCGTTCACGATGACACGCCACCCATTTCGCATACGAATATCCGTGGAGCCGCACATTGCATGCAATCTTCCGGTATAGCTGATGGAAATTTTACACATAATGATGAGAGTCTCGCAAATAAAGACCTGaaggaaatgaaaaatatacttcGAGACCTTTGGACCAACTTTGTGAAAACTGG GAAGCCTGTGCCCGAAGGGTCAGATTACCCAGCCTGGCCACCAGTGGGCAAGGACTGGTCACCACATATGATCATTGATAAACCTCTGAAGCTAGGAGGCTCATTGTTAAAGGATCGAGTTAAATTTTTGGACGAAATCTATGAAAAGCATTATCGTCAACCATCACCGCCGCCAACTCCACCTCCAAAGC GTGATGACAGTAACACGAAAGTAATTAAACTGGAACAAGGAAAAGTACGAGGATATTTGGACCCCGAGGGAGGGTTGTATTCATTTCACGGTATACCGTACGCTACGGCTCCTACCggaaaaaatagatttaag GCGCCTCTCCCTGCACCAATTTGGTTAGAAACGTTAGATGCTAAAGACAAAGGAATTATTTGTCCTCAGATAGACTTTGATATATACCCGGATTCActtaaacaaatagaaaattgtttgattgcaaatgtttttataccaGACACTGACGAGAAAAATTTACCAGTTGTGGTCTACGTCCATGGAGGAGCATTTATCATGGGCCACGGAAATTTAGCCACGTATAAAAACCTAGTTCGCAGTAAGAAATTAATAGTAGTTTCTTTCAATTATCGTCTAGGAGCTCATGGATTTTTATGCCTTGGAACTGAAGACGTACCTGGAAATGCTGGAATGAAAGACCAAGTAACTCTTCTTAAGTGGGTCCAGAGAAACATTGTTAGCTTTGGCGGCAATCCTGATGATATTACAATAGCTGGCTATAGCGCTGGCTCTGCATCTGTAGACTTATTGATGCTTTCCAAAAGTGCGCAAGGTCTTTTCCATAAAGTAATTCCAGAAAGTGGGTCGAGTACAGCAATATTTAGTGTTCAAATAGAACCTATTGAAAATGCGAAAAAGTACGCGAGgttgttaaattttacagATGTGAATAATTTCAGCGCGTTAGTGGAGTTTTATCAAACTATTCCATATGATGTGCTAAATTCAGTAAATAGACAGGATTATTTTGATGGCTACGATTTTGCGTTGCTCTTTTCCCCGTGTATCGAACGCAAAACCCGCGAAGAACCTTTCTTAACAGATCAacctgtaaatattataaagagtgGAAATTATAGAATGCTGCCTATGCTTTATGGATTTGCAAATATGGAGGGTCTTTATCGTGTTAGTGTGTTTGACCAGTGGCGTAAGGAAATGTCCGAAAACTTTGCGAAGTTCTTACCAGCAGATCTGAAATTTGGAGATATTGACGAAAAAGTAGCTATAGCGAATAAGATCAAAgagttttattttggaaataagCCTATCGATGGCGATcaagtaataaattacattaattacttTACTGACGTGATTTTTGCTTATCCAACTATGAGAGCCataaaactgtattatgaAGCTGGTCACAGGAGTATATATCTCTATGAATATTCCTTTGTTCACGACGATGATCCTATTATCCCTCACGCGAACGCGGCGAACCGCGGCGCGGATCATTGTGCTCAAACAAATGCTGTTATGGATGGTCTTAACATAACACACCATACGGAGTTATCAATCTCTGAAGAATTGAAGgagatgaaaaaaataatgcgaGAGATTTGgacaaatttcataacaacAGG tgaacCGGTCCCCAAAGGATCGGAATTACCAGCGTGGCCTCCAGTAGACAAGGATGGGTCTCCACACATGGCCCTCAATTTACCTCTAGAACTAAAAGGAGCCTTACATAAAGATCGCACTCAATTATGGGAAGAGATTTATAGCAAGTACTATCGTCATAGTTCCCCGCCTGCTCCACCCGTAGAACATACcgaactttaa
- the LOC119829984 gene encoding peptidyl-prolyl cis-trans isomerase NIMA-interacting 4 — protein sequence MPPKKQPDKGGKGGGAAKSGGKPGGDAKESAGKEKKGGTAVKVRHILCEKQSKCLEALEKLKAGQKFPDVAAAYSEDKARQGGDLGWMTRGSMVGPFQDAAFALPISSVTNPVYTDPPIKTKFGYHIIMVEGKK from the exons atgccACCTAAAAAGCAACCCGACAAAGGTGGTAAAGGCGGCGGTGCAGCTAAAAGTGGTGGTAAACCGGGCGGTGATGCAAAAG AATCAGCCggcaaagaaaaaaaaggtgGTACAGCTGTCAAAGTACGTCACATATTATGcgaaaaacaatcaaaatgtTTGGAAGCATTGGAAAAATTGAAAGCCGGTCAGAAGTTCCCTGATGTAGCCGCTGCTTACAGCGAGGACAAAGCGCGTCAGGGCGGTGACCTCGGCTGGATGACGCGCGGCTCCATGGTGGGACCTTTTCAGGATGCTGCATTTGCATTACCAATATCTTCTGTGACGAATCCTGTCTACACAGATCCACCTATTAAAACGAAGTTTGGCTATCACATTATTATGGTAGAAGGCAAAAAATGA
- the LOC119829983 gene encoding uncharacterized protein LOC119829983 — MKQIVLLAVLAVAHAQFPNGRVLEPPVPSHCVQRVIHERYSDNKGYYFSWRDPAQRGTEVDWLTARNFCRQRCMDLVSLETSDENEWVKARIVQDKVKYIWTSGRLCDFKGCNRPDLLPNEINGWFWTAELQKLAPTTNRQQNDWSEGGGIGKPQPDNRELIQGGAAEHCIAILNNFYNDGVHWHDVACHHVKPFVCEENDALLKYVRYTNPNLRV; from the exons ATGAAGCAAATAGTCCTCTTAGCAGTACTGGCAGTTGCGCATGCGCAATTCCCAAACGGGCGCGTTTTGGAGCCGCCAGTGCCATCTCATTGTGTCCAGCGTGTAATACATGAAAGATATTCGGACA ACAAAGGCTACTACTTCTCCTGGAGGGACCCAGCTCAGCGTGGTACGGAAGTAGACTGGCTCACGGCCAGAAACTTCTGCAGACAACGTTGCATGGATCTCGTCTCCTTGGAGACGAGCGATGAAAATGAATGGGTCAAAGCCCGCATCGTCCAAGATAAG GTGAAATACATCTGGACATCGGGTCGTCTCTGCGACTTCAAAGGTTGTAATCGTCCTGATTTACTTCCTAACGAAATCAATGGATGGTTCTGGACAGCTGAGCTGCAAAAACTTGCTCCAACTACGAATCGCCAACAAAACGACTGGTCCGAGGGCGGTGGCATCGGCAAACCTCAACCAGACAATAGA gaACTCATCCAAGGCGGCGCAGCAGAACACTGCATTGCCATCCTGAACAACTTCTACAACGACGGCGTCCATTGGCACGACGTGGCATGCCATCATGTCAAACCGTTTGTCTGCGAAGAGAATGACGCCCTACTCAAATATGTTAGATACACGAATCCCAACTTAAGAGTTTAA